The Megalopta genalis isolate 19385.01 unplaced genomic scaffold, iyMegGena1_principal scaffold0203, whole genome shotgun sequence genome has a segment encoding these proteins:
- the LOC143262723 gene encoding uncharacterized protein LOC143262723, with amino-acid sequence MAVQAMPAGKLETKMAESSAISPKDFHLEDAGAEKDRLKKQASFCVEIRPGAQNGQQVSQDGSQMKMQGLSVVQQSQVAPKMQSYSFQQAPQPVQSLGVFQAPQAYVVPQQSFVVPQQVVPQQVVPQQMMHQQVVPSVQTLQIIQPSQPCPQESKVQIVERRVEVPAPTPVPEVVTVKPQPQPERIVEPQTQVIETIKLVPVPPVCKDKLVVVPSKPMVVVPEPTIVKVPHCTHQSEGMTCNCNQQAIRAAAVGPVDHMHHMHMRAHTHPMHLGKMMTDFRFLKDPKA; translated from the exons ATGGCAGTGCAAGCAATGCCAGCTGGCAAACTGGAGACCAAGATGGCCGAATCCTCGGCGATCAGTCCCAAGGATTTCCATTTGGAGGATGCGGGTGCTGAGAAGGACAGGCTGAAGAAGCAGGCGTCCTTCTGCGTGGAGATCCGTCCAGGTGCTCAAAATGGACAGCAGGTGTCTCAGGATGGGTCGCAGATGAAAATGCAGGGCCTGAGCGTGGTGCAACAATCGCAGGTGGCGCCAAAGATGCAGAGTTACAGCTTCCAGCAGGCCCCGCAGCCTGTGCAGTCTCTGGGAGTCTTCCAGGCTCCTCAG GCATACGTGGTGCCCCAGCAGTCGTTCGTGGTTCCCCAGCAGGTGGTGCCCCAACAGGTGGTTCCCCAGCAGATGATGCACCAGCAGGTGGTCCCTTCGGTGCAGACTCTGCAGATCATCCAGCCATCTCAACCTTGCCCTCAGGAGTCGAAGGTGCAGATCGTAGAAAGGAGAGTCGAGGTCCCAGCACCGACTCCAGTCCCCGAAGTGGTCACTGTAAAGCCCCAGCCCCAGCCCGAGAGGATCGTGGAACCGCAGACTCAGGTGATCGAGACCATTAAGCTGGTCCCAGTGCCCCCAGTTTGCAAGGATAAACTGGTTGTCGTGCCCTCCAAGCCCATGGTGGTCGTTCCTGAGCCAACTATCGTCAAGGTGCCTCATTGCACTCATCAAAGCGAAGGGATGACCTGCAACTGCAATCAACAGGCGATAAGGGCTGCCGCCGTAGGACCTGTTGATCACATGCATCACATGCACATGAGGGCTCATACTCATCCCATGCACCTTGGCAAGATGATGACTGACTTTCGTTTCCTCAAGGACCCAAAAGCTTAG